A region of Pleionea litopenaei DNA encodes the following proteins:
- the rapA gene encoding RNA polymerase-associated protein RapA, with translation MSQVVVGQRWVSHSESNLGLGMIQSVEGRRMEIYFPAVNESRHYAIDNAPVSRIQYQSGDRISDMDDQVFQVIEAHELNGLMIYLGEDANGEQHQITELHLNCYVQFNAPEKRLLNGQIDSDDSYQLRFDTFAHLDRLQQSPVQGLLGPRVELLPHQLYIAHEVAHRPAPRVLLADEVGLGKTIEAGMIIHQQIVTGRSERVLILVPDSLVHQWLVEMLRRFNLRFALYDKPRFDALQAQPIRDLDNDEEVNPFAMEQFIIASLDGLMESPDMQQHLLVSDWDLLVVDEAHHLRWSEQASGEDYQLVEQVASRSEGVLLLTATPEQAGLDSHFARLRLLDPKRYHDLTAFKAEVAAETDHRELIEALQDTEFSDVERLKSLLPNELHSTLTDSLDESIKQKLLDQLVDQFGNGRVMFRNARSSLDNFPIRSVQSYPMPCPEIYQPEDDDPLNVGIAGLTPEVELVPDVWIKRDPRVEWLEQKLEQLSDEKVLVIAHHASTALALQQHFSRKLAVKCSCFHEGLSLIERDRAAAYFADREEGARVLFCSEIGSEGRNFQFAHHLVLFDLPANPDLVEQRIGRLDRIGQTQTINIHIPYLEGSSQHVLFDWYHKGLNLFEQSFSAGYSVFLRFEASLLEAMTNLTQDRSELIMQTQKVVADIVQQQELGRNKLLELNSCRQPQADELVEQLIENEQHEVLTKYFEGLLEEFGVDYEDHSALSWIVRPSDQMKHSYFPALKEEGTTVTLDRMKALSRDDIEFLSWEHPMVSESMEMLAKSDAGNTSVTTISVKGLKPGTLLLETFYTLESIAPKKLQLSRYVSAKPQRFLIDATGKDLSKVVSHSALNQLSQPLKGKVARQIVAQVKTQVAPMIELSHQLSQTKVADIKSHARSKLNEALNGEIERLRRLRERNSAIREDEITRLEQQIQDCERHIEKAQLQLQGIKLVIAS, from the coding sequence ATGAGTCAAGTGGTGGTGGGTCAACGTTGGGTGAGTCATAGCGAGTCGAATTTGGGCTTGGGGATGATTCAGTCAGTGGAAGGTCGGCGAATGGAAATCTATTTTCCTGCTGTGAACGAGTCGCGCCATTATGCGATCGACAATGCGCCTGTCAGTCGAATTCAATACCAAAGCGGCGATCGAATTTCAGATATGGATGACCAAGTCTTCCAAGTCATTGAGGCCCACGAGCTCAATGGTTTAATGATCTATCTTGGTGAAGATGCGAACGGTGAGCAACACCAAATCACCGAGCTCCACCTTAATTGTTATGTTCAATTTAACGCTCCGGAAAAACGCCTCTTAAATGGTCAGATAGACTCAGATGACAGCTACCAGCTGAGGTTTGATACCTTTGCTCATCTTGATCGCTTACAACAATCACCTGTGCAGGGCTTGTTGGGACCTCGAGTAGAACTATTACCTCATCAATTATATATCGCCCATGAGGTCGCTCACCGACCCGCACCTCGTGTGCTATTGGCAGATGAAGTTGGCCTGGGTAAAACCATTGAGGCTGGAATGATTATTCACCAGCAAATAGTCACTGGCCGTTCTGAGCGAGTATTGATTTTGGTACCAGACAGTCTAGTGCATCAATGGCTGGTAGAAATGTTGCGTCGTTTTAACTTGCGTTTTGCGTTGTACGACAAACCGCGATTCGATGCATTGCAGGCGCAGCCGATTCGCGATCTTGATAATGATGAAGAGGTGAATCCTTTTGCGATGGAACAGTTTATCATCGCGAGCCTTGATGGGTTGATGGAGTCGCCAGACATGCAGCAGCATTTATTGGTGTCGGACTGGGACCTTCTCGTGGTCGACGAAGCTCACCATTTGCGTTGGTCTGAGCAGGCATCAGGTGAGGACTATCAATTAGTTGAGCAGGTAGCGAGTCGCTCCGAAGGTGTTTTGTTGTTAACGGCGACGCCAGAGCAAGCGGGCTTAGACAGCCATTTTGCACGCTTAAGATTGCTAGACCCGAAACGTTATCATGATCTTACTGCCTTTAAAGCTGAAGTCGCTGCGGAAACCGATCATCGTGAACTAATTGAAGCATTACAAGATACTGAGTTTAGCGATGTAGAGCGCTTAAAGAGTTTACTGCCAAACGAACTTCACTCGACGCTTACAGACAGTCTCGATGAAAGCATAAAACAGAAGTTACTTGATCAGTTAGTGGATCAATTTGGCAATGGTCGTGTGATGTTTCGTAACGCGCGTAGCTCATTAGATAACTTCCCAATTCGGTCGGTACAGAGTTATCCGATGCCTTGTCCAGAGATCTACCAACCCGAAGACGATGATCCTCTAAATGTCGGCATTGCTGGATTGACGCCAGAAGTTGAGTTGGTGCCTGACGTTTGGATCAAGCGCGATCCTCGAGTTGAGTGGTTGGAGCAAAAGCTTGAGCAACTGAGTGATGAGAAAGTTCTAGTGATTGCACATCATGCGAGTACCGCTTTAGCCTTACAACAACACTTCTCGCGAAAGTTGGCAGTAAAATGCAGCTGCTTTCATGAAGGACTTAGTCTCATAGAAAGAGATCGCGCGGCGGCGTATTTTGCCGATCGCGAAGAAGGTGCAAGAGTTTTATTTTGTTCGGAAATTGGCAGTGAAGGTCGTAACTTTCAATTTGCACATCACTTAGTTCTATTTGATCTTCCGGCCAACCCAGATTTGGTTGAGCAGCGTATTGGACGTTTGGATCGTATCGGCCAAACGCAGACGATCAATATTCATATTCCTTACCTTGAAGGCTCGTCTCAACATGTACTGTTCGACTGGTACCATAAGGGTCTTAATTTGTTCGAACAAAGTTTCAGTGCCGGATACAGTGTATTTCTCCGTTTTGAAGCGTCGTTGTTAGAGGCTATGACGAATTTAACTCAAGATCGCTCAGAGTTAATTATGCAAACACAGAAGGTGGTAGCCGATATTGTTCAACAGCAAGAGCTCGGGCGTAACAAATTATTGGAGCTGAATTCTTGTCGTCAACCGCAAGCTGACGAGTTGGTTGAGCAACTGATTGAAAACGAACAACATGAGGTGTTAACGAAATACTTTGAAGGCTTGTTAGAAGAGTTTGGAGTAGATTACGAAGATCATTCAGCGCTGAGTTGGATTGTTAGGCCCAGTGATCAAATGAAGCATTCTTATTTTCCTGCTTTAAAGGAAGAAGGGACAACGGTTACCCTCGATCGCATGAAAGCTTTATCGCGAGACGACATCGAGTTTTTGAGCTGGGAGCACCCGATGGTCTCAGAGTCGATGGAAATGTTGGCGAAAAGTGATGCAGGCAATACTTCGGTCACCACAATTTCTGTTAAGGGATTGAAGCCTGGAACGTTACTGCTAGAAACTTTTTACACGTTAGAATCGATAGCGCCGAAAAAATTACAACTCAGCCGCTATGTATCTGCAAAACCGCAACGGTTTTTAATCGACGCGACGGGTAAAGATTTATCAAAGGTAGTGAGTCATAGTGCTCTTAATCAATTAAGCCAACCTCTAAAAGGAAAAGTAGCCAGACAAATTGTCGCGCAAGTTAAAACTCAGGTTGCTCCGATGATTGAGTTGAGTCATCAACTTTCTCAAACCAAGGTTGCTGATATTAAGTCTCATGCGCGTTCAAAATTAAACGAAGCATTAAACGGTGAAATTGAACGACTACGACGTTTACGTGAGCGCAATTCGGCTATTCGAGAAGATGAAATTACTCGTTTAGAACAGCAAATACAGGATTGCGAAAGACACATTGAGAAGGCTCAGTTGCAATTGCAGGGAATAAAGCTGGTGATCGCTAGCTAA
- a CDS encoding SPOR domain-containing protein: MARDYAKKSAPKKRTRNATRRKKQGFPTAAVLVVGMIVGGFVAFLAYLKFIPQTGNTAIESKQTVQPTTKPQPKPQPKVEEVPKYTFHDILEDKEVVIPEEELQRPENKVSMQYVMPCAAFGDVKNADALKAKIAFLGFESKILPIDTKSRRLYRVQLGPFSSKRQAESIRHRLQENDINDCKIWGKKL, from the coding sequence ATGGCTAGAGATTACGCAAAAAAAAGCGCTCCCAAAAAGCGCACTCGCAATGCAACTCGAAGAAAAAAACAAGGGTTCCCCACCGCAGCAGTTTTGGTTGTCGGCATGATCGTTGGTGGATTTGTGGCCTTTTTAGCTTATCTAAAATTTATTCCGCAAACAGGAAACACGGCCATCGAGTCTAAACAGACGGTTCAACCGACAACGAAACCTCAACCCAAGCCGCAACCCAAAGTTGAAGAGGTTCCGAAATATACTTTTCACGATATTTTAGAAGACAAAGAAGTCGTGATTCCCGAAGAAGAGCTACAGCGTCCTGAGAACAAAGTCTCAATGCAATACGTTATGCCATGTGCTGCATTCGGTGATGTTAAAAACGCCGATGCCCTAAAAGCAAAAATTGCGTTTTTGGGTTTTGAGAGCAAAATTCTTCCGATTGATACGAAAAGTCGCCGCTTGTACCGAGTGCAATTAGGCCCATTTTCAAGTAAGCGACAAGCCGAATCCATTCGCCACCGTTTACAAGAAAATGACATCAATGACTGTAAAATTTGGGGTAAGAAGCTTTAG
- the argS gene encoding arginine--tRNA ligase: protein MKDTLVNLLEQAIAQLKSTGVLAPDFSPNLQVTHTKDKAHGDLATNLAMLLAKPVGKPPRDVAEMIVNALPDSPAITEVVIAGPGFINFFMAQAAQSAIVQQVIEQNDRFGHNSDGQNQAVQVEFVSANPTGPLHIGHGRGAAVGDSICRLLKANGWSVTAEFYYNDAGQQINNLAHSVQARCKGLSPDDEQWQPDWYQGDYINDVANDYMAKAAIDAEDQHVVGKGDIDDLDAIRHFAVAYLRREQDLDLKAFAVNFDNYFLESSLYQDGKVEQTVQRLIAQGYTYEEGGALWLKTTEFGDDKDRVMRKKDGGYTYFVPDVAYHLDKYQRGFKRVINEQGADHHSTITRVRAGLQALNMEIPEGYPDYVLHQMVTVMRGGEEVKISKRAGSYVTLRDLIDEVGRDATRYFLAARRAESQLTFDIELAKSQTTDNPVFYIQYAHARVCSALRKLTEQERTFDISNGLNHLEQLDLPQETDLMDKMSQFPDLVRNAAKHCEPHVIAHYLRELAALLHGYYQVGSDDDSKRWIVEEQNLCDARLTLISAVKQVLKNGLDLLGVTAPQKM, encoded by the coding sequence ATGAAAGACACGCTCGTCAATCTTCTCGAACAGGCCATAGCGCAACTAAAAAGCACTGGCGTACTCGCGCCCGACTTTTCGCCGAACCTTCAGGTTACTCACACCAAAGATAAAGCACACGGTGATCTTGCGACGAATTTGGCAATGCTTTTAGCTAAGCCCGTGGGCAAACCACCGCGTGACGTTGCCGAAATGATTGTCAACGCGTTACCTGACTCACCGGCTATTACCGAGGTGGTCATCGCGGGCCCAGGCTTTATTAACTTCTTTATGGCGCAAGCCGCCCAAAGCGCGATCGTGCAGCAAGTTATTGAGCAAAACGATCGCTTTGGACACAACAGTGACGGACAGAACCAAGCGGTTCAGGTGGAATTTGTTTCAGCCAATCCAACCGGGCCATTACATATTGGTCATGGCCGTGGCGCGGCGGTGGGAGACAGTATCTGCCGATTACTCAAAGCTAATGGTTGGTCGGTGACAGCAGAGTTTTACTACAATGACGCCGGACAACAGATTAATAATTTAGCCCATTCAGTGCAGGCTCGATGCAAAGGCCTATCACCCGACGATGAGCAATGGCAACCTGATTGGTATCAAGGCGATTACATCAACGATGTCGCCAATGACTATATGGCGAAAGCGGCGATCGATGCCGAAGATCAACATGTCGTCGGCAAAGGTGATATCGATGACTTGGATGCCATCCGACATTTTGCGGTCGCTTATCTCCGTCGCGAGCAAGATCTCGATCTTAAAGCCTTTGCAGTCAATTTTGATAACTACTTTTTAGAATCGTCGTTATATCAAGACGGTAAAGTAGAACAAACGGTGCAACGATTGATAGCTCAGGGATACACCTACGAAGAAGGTGGTGCCTTATGGCTTAAAACCACTGAATTCGGTGATGACAAAGATCGTGTTATGCGCAAAAAAGACGGTGGATATACTTATTTTGTGCCCGATGTCGCCTACCACCTCGATAAATACCAACGAGGATTTAAACGCGTCATTAATGAGCAAGGCGCCGATCATCACTCTACCATTACCCGCGTAAGAGCTGGCCTGCAAGCATTGAATATGGAGATCCCTGAAGGCTACCCAGATTACGTTTTGCATCAGATGGTCACCGTTATGCGCGGTGGTGAAGAAGTCAAAATATCCAAACGTGCAGGCAGCTATGTCACTCTTCGCGATTTAATCGATGAAGTGGGACGCGATGCTACCCGTTATTTCTTAGCGGCCCGTCGTGCTGAGTCGCAATTAACTTTTGATATTGAATTGGCCAAGTCACAAACCACTGACAACCCCGTGTTTTATATTCAATACGCTCATGCTCGAGTTTGCTCTGCGTTACGTAAACTCACTGAGCAAGAAAGAACCTTTGATATCAGCAATGGTCTGAATCATTTAGAGCAGCTCGATTTACCACAAGAAACCGATTTAATGGACAAAATGAGCCAGTTCCCTGACTTGGTAAGAAATGCAGCGAAACATTGCGAACCACATGTTATCGCGCATTACTTACGTGAGTTAGCTGCACTACTGCATGGGTATTATCAAGTTGGCTCTGATGATGACTCGAAACGCTGGATAGTCGAAGAGCAAAACTTGTGTGATGCACGTTTAACTTTAATCAGTGCAGTGAAACAAGTGCTTAAAAATGGATTAGACTTGCTCGGAGTCACTGCTCCACAAAAAATGTAG
- a CDS encoding primosomal protein N' → MYLSNHTSGPPIGCRVKVPFGSRELIGVVSANLENTPLTETDLKSVIEVIDTQPIFTDPNLWTLLIKASHYYHHSLGDVLATALPNALIKGKPAKLEPQKTWQVTELGKTDYAMIPARAVRQRQAMQYFIEAANPVSSEELNIQDISASTLRSLANKGWINAQYLSETPAKVTVGQSLTLNDQQRTAVDAINDYQNCFKTLLIDGVTGSGKTEVYLQAIAKQIELGRQVLILIPEIGLTPQTVQRFEQRFANQVGVLHSGLTDGQRLTTWLKAREGILKIIIGTRSAIFTPMKTLGMIIVDEEHDLSFKQQDGLKYSSRDLAIMRGQLTNIPVILGSATPSLESLQNALNDRYKHLILTHRASGHPPPALTLLDCKNQPLIEGFSQPLLQAIERHLADQQQVLVFINRRGFAPILMCHKCGWIADCKRCDSYLTLHQGASHSYLQCHHCGHYQKHPDHCPKCHEKELISVGQGTERIEQFLAKRFPDYPIQRIDRDTTRRKQAMSQYIEAAKSGSTRLLVGTQMIAKGHHFPKVTLVAVLDIDGALFSSDFRAPERAAQLLIQVAGRAGRELTQGEVMIQTHHPDHPLLRSLTHLNYQQVAKTLLQERAASLLPPHTHMALIRAESHNKQQALDFLSAARERMSATNSQLELLGPVACAISRKAGRYRFQLLINATRRSELHPAISQILPDIENLPLASRVRWSLDIDPQDLL, encoded by the coding sequence ATTTACCTATCAAACCACACTTCCGGCCCCCCTATCGGCTGCCGAGTCAAAGTGCCATTTGGTTCAAGAGAACTGATTGGTGTAGTAAGTGCTAACTTAGAAAACACACCATTAACCGAAACAGATCTCAAGTCAGTGATTGAAGTGATTGATACTCAACCCATTTTCACTGATCCGAACCTCTGGACTTTACTTATAAAAGCTAGTCATTACTATCACCATAGTCTGGGTGATGTACTAGCCACCGCTTTACCCAATGCACTTATCAAAGGAAAGCCAGCGAAATTAGAGCCACAAAAAACATGGCAAGTCACTGAACTCGGCAAGACTGACTATGCCATGATACCGGCTCGCGCCGTACGCCAGCGACAAGCCATGCAATATTTTATTGAAGCCGCCAATCCAGTCAGCTCAGAAGAACTCAACATTCAAGACATCAGTGCATCAACACTGCGCAGCTTAGCCAATAAAGGCTGGATAAACGCCCAATACTTATCCGAAACACCAGCCAAAGTTACGGTCGGTCAATCTCTAACATTAAATGATCAACAGCGCACCGCAGTCGATGCTATCAATGACTACCAAAACTGCTTTAAAACCCTTTTAATTGATGGCGTCACTGGGAGCGGTAAAACCGAAGTCTACTTACAGGCGATCGCCAAACAAATTGAACTGGGTCGTCAAGTACTCATACTGATCCCAGAGATCGGGTTAACCCCGCAAACGGTTCAACGCTTTGAGCAGCGCTTCGCGAATCAAGTTGGAGTGCTGCACTCGGGTCTAACTGACGGTCAAAGATTGACGACTTGGTTAAAAGCTCGAGAAGGAATTCTCAAGATCATTATCGGCACTCGTTCAGCAATATTTACACCAATGAAAACACTGGGCATGATCATTGTTGATGAAGAGCATGATCTATCGTTTAAACAGCAAGATGGGCTCAAATACTCGTCGCGCGATCTGGCCATTATGCGCGGCCAACTCACCAACATACCGGTTATCTTAGGCAGTGCAACGCCATCACTCGAGAGCCTACAAAATGCGCTAAATGATCGCTACAAGCACCTTATACTGACGCATCGAGCAAGTGGTCACCCTCCGCCCGCATTAACGTTACTCGACTGCAAAAATCAACCATTGATAGAAGGGTTCAGCCAGCCTTTACTGCAGGCGATCGAACGCCACTTGGCGGACCAGCAACAAGTATTGGTCTTTATCAACCGACGCGGATTTGCGCCGATTCTAATGTGTCACAAATGCGGTTGGATTGCTGACTGTAAGCGCTGCGACAGCTATTTAACACTGCATCAAGGAGCTTCCCACTCTTATCTGCAATGTCACCACTGTGGCCACTACCAAAAGCATCCCGATCATTGTCCAAAATGCCACGAAAAAGAGCTGATTTCTGTCGGCCAAGGCACTGAGCGCATCGAGCAGTTTCTAGCAAAGCGCTTCCCCGACTATCCGATTCAACGTATCGATCGTGATACCACTCGCCGCAAACAAGCGATGAGCCAATACATTGAAGCCGCAAAATCTGGATCAACGCGCCTGTTGGTTGGCACCCAAATGATTGCGAAAGGTCATCACTTTCCCAAGGTCACCCTAGTGGCTGTTTTAGATATTGATGGAGCCTTGTTCAGTAGTGACTTTAGAGCGCCGGAACGTGCGGCACAATTGCTCATTCAAGTCGCAGGAAGAGCTGGTCGAGAACTGACACAAGGTGAAGTAATGATTCAAACACATCACCCGGACCACCCATTGTTACGCTCACTCACTCATTTAAATTATCAGCAAGTGGCGAAAACGTTACTGCAGGAGCGAGCGGCTTCATTACTACCTCCTCACACTCACATGGCGTTAATTCGAGCCGAAAGCCACAACAAACAACAAGCGTTAGACTTTCTATCAGCTGCACGAGAGCGAATGAGCGCCACCAATAGTCAACTAGAACTGCTCGGCCCTGTCGCCTGTGCTATCAGCCGAAAAGCCGGTCGGTATCGCTTCCAATTATTGATTAACGCCACTCGACGCTCAGAGTTGCACCCGGCTATTTCGCAGATATTGCCCGATATAGAAAATTTACCTTTGGCGAGTCGCGTTCGTTGGTCTCTCGACATTGACCCACAAGACTTACTCTAG
- the rpmE gene encoding 50S ribosomal protein L31 — protein sequence MKEGIHPKYEEITASCSCGNEIKVGSTLCKDISLDVCSACHPFFTGKQKIVDTGGRVDRFRKRFGARGGKK from the coding sequence ATGAAAGAAGGTATTCATCCTAAATACGAAGAAATTACAGCAAGCTGCAGCTGCGGTAATGAAATTAAAGTGGGTTCAACTTTGTGTAAAGACATTTCGCTAGACGTATGCTCTGCCTGTCACCCATTCTTTACCGGTAAGCAGAAAATTGTTGATACTGGCGGTCGTGTTGATCGTTTCCGTAAGCGTTTTGGTGCTCGTGGCGGCAAAAAATAA
- a CDS encoding penicillin-binding protein 1A, producing the protein MKYLLSAINKGVYFVILFAIAGFMGFCGLYLYLGPHLPNVDSIRDIRLQTPMTVYSQEGELIAEFGDKRRIPVTLGEVPQTFIHALIATEDKRFYEHSGVDFLGVMRAFVNNITTGTRSQGASTITQLVARNVYLNRKKTFTRKFREMFLAWKIESEISKNEILELFINKAHFSHRAYGLGAAAQVYYGKELGELELHEAAVLAGIPKGESIYNPISNPDRALERRNHVLGRMLAEGYINQEQYQSAIEQPVDTRKHGADVSFSAPYLAEMVRRDMIERFGREAAYNNGLRVFTTVNNKLQVAAQAALRQSLLEYDERHGYRGPEQTIEAIETLSNDDLQSYLESLPAVALLHPAIVTSVQDQSFSALTLDKQTVELTWEDIKWASPFISSDARGPAPKTAADIVKKGDVIRLLAKPDGAFKLSQIPEVAGGFIALKPQTGAIEALVGGYDFSLNQFNMVTQARRQPGSNIKPFIYSAALEKGYTAASVLNDAPFVKEDKTAEDFWRPKNDSGRYKGPTRLRDALRFSNNSISVRLMNAINPAYAEKYLLNFGFPDEYMDPYTSLALGSASFTPLEVVRGYAVFANTGYQVEPYFIERIESANEEIIFQAEPVQVCRPCEEQLAKQAEMTAVAELTSDTEPSLTAGATEPSNQPTDWTVDYSTDEPLQPLPALPIDENKIAKRVVDERNVFIVNSMMQDVIHRGTAWRQLHNSQSPLLKRQDIGGKTGTTNDAKDAWFSGFNGDYAATAWVGFADYSLTLGNREYGGKAALPIWQKFMELALADKPHNAMAQPQGIVTARINQETGKLANSQTEKTIFEIFRSEYLPEKEPETTLPGQDDPFGEVF; encoded by the coding sequence ATGAAATATCTACTGAGTGCTATCAATAAAGGCGTATATTTTGTGATCCTCTTCGCGATCGCCGGATTTATGGGATTTTGCGGCCTTTATTTGTATCTAGGCCCACACCTACCTAATGTCGACTCCATAAGAGACATACGTCTACAGACACCCATGACGGTTTACAGCCAAGAAGGTGAACTCATTGCTGAGTTTGGGGATAAGCGTCGAATACCGGTAACGTTAGGAGAGGTACCACAAACATTTATACACGCGCTTATTGCAACAGAAGATAAACGATTTTACGAGCACTCAGGCGTAGATTTCTTAGGGGTAATGCGTGCTTTTGTGAACAATATCACAACCGGTACCCGTAGTCAGGGCGCAAGTACCATCACTCAACTCGTTGCACGAAATGTTTACCTCAATAGAAAGAAGACGTTCACGCGAAAATTTCGAGAGATGTTTTTGGCTTGGAAAATAGAGTCAGAAATATCAAAGAATGAAATTTTAGAGCTCTTTATTAATAAGGCTCACTTCAGTCATCGTGCCTATGGCTTAGGTGCAGCGGCTCAGGTGTATTACGGAAAAGAATTGGGTGAGTTAGAGCTTCATGAAGCAGCGGTACTCGCAGGTATTCCGAAAGGGGAGTCGATTTACAACCCCATTTCAAATCCCGATCGTGCGCTCGAGCGTCGAAATCATGTGTTAGGGCGAATGCTCGCCGAGGGTTATATCAACCAAGAGCAATACCAATCGGCCATCGAGCAGCCTGTCGACACGCGTAAACACGGAGCCGATGTCTCTTTCTCTGCGCCTTATCTTGCCGAAATGGTTCGTCGCGACATGATTGAGCGTTTTGGTCGTGAAGCTGCATACAATAATGGATTGCGAGTATTCACCACCGTGAACAATAAACTGCAGGTAGCCGCACAAGCAGCATTAAGACAAAGTTTACTTGAATACGATGAGCGCCACGGCTATCGCGGACCTGAGCAAACCATTGAAGCGATTGAAACCCTGTCGAATGACGACTTACAGTCTTATCTAGAAAGCTTGCCAGCGGTGGCATTGCTTCACCCAGCTATTGTAACCAGTGTTCAAGACCAAAGCTTCAGCGCGCTGACTCTCGATAAACAAACGGTCGAACTGACCTGGGAAGACATAAAATGGGCTTCGCCTTTTATTTCTTCAGATGCGCGCGGACCTGCCCCTAAAACCGCCGCCGACATTGTCAAAAAAGGTGACGTAATACGACTACTGGCAAAACCCGATGGGGCCTTTAAACTGAGCCAAATTCCTGAAGTCGCCGGTGGCTTTATCGCCCTCAAGCCACAAACGGGGGCCATTGAAGCGTTAGTGGGTGGCTACGACTTCTCTCTCAACCAATTCAATATGGTGACTCAAGCTCGAAGACAGCCTGGCTCCAACATTAAACCCTTTATTTATTCAGCAGCCCTAGAGAAAGGCTACACCGCAGCGAGCGTATTAAACGATGCGCCTTTCGTGAAAGAGGATAAAACAGCAGAAGACTTTTGGCGTCCGAAAAACGACAGTGGTCGCTATAAAGGCCCTACCCGCCTTCGCGACGCGTTACGCTTCTCGAACAACTCCATTTCTGTGCGATTAATGAACGCGATCAATCCGGCCTATGCTGAAAAATACCTCCTAAACTTCGGTTTTCCCGATGAATATATGGATCCCTACACGTCATTGGCGTTAGGCAGTGCCAGCTTTACGCCATTAGAGGTCGTTCGTGGTTATGCGGTGTTTGCAAACACTGGCTATCAAGTGGAGCCTTATTTCATTGAACGCATCGAGAGTGCCAATGAAGAAATCATCTTTCAAGCTGAGCCAGTCCAAGTCTGTCGTCCTTGCGAAGAGCAGTTAGCGAAACAAGCAGAAATGACCGCCGTCGCAGAACTTACTTCCGATACCGAACCAAGCTTAACAGCAGGCGCGACAGAGCCTTCGAATCAGCCAACTGACTGGACAGTAGACTATTCGACAGATGAACCATTGCAACCATTGCCAGCGTTACCTATCGATGAAAATAAAATCGCAAAGCGAGTGGTCGATGAACGAAATGTCTTTATCGTGAACTCTATGATGCAAGACGTTATTCATCGAGGCACTGCTTGGCGGCAACTTCATAATTCGCAGAGTCCGCTATTAAAACGCCAAGATATTGGTGGGAAAACAGGTACCACGAATGATGCGAAAGATGCTTGGTTTTCTGGGTTCAACGGTGATTACGCAGCCACCGCATGGGTCGGCTTTGCAGACTACTCATTAACTCTTGGAAATCGTGAGTACGGCGGTAAAGCAGCCTTACCGATTTGGCAAAAATTTATGGAATTAGCGCTGGCTGACAAACCACACAATGCCATGGCACAACCACAAGGTATTGTGACCGCTCGTATCAATCAAGAAACTGGAAAGCTCGCAAATAGCCAAACTGAAAAGACGATTTTTGAAATATTCCGCTCAGAGTATCTGCCGGAGAAAGAACCTGAGACAACCTTGCCGGGACAAGACGATCCATTTGGCGAAGTTTTTTAA